Proteins encoded within one genomic window of Solibaculum mannosilyticum:
- a CDS encoding DUF4320 family protein: MVFIHSILQKLRSALKNERGEANYFSTVVFIFIAVVLLAFIIDLFGIISTKQELDHAADQMVKQIQLSGGINSETDALFDFLCSEIEGADNITYSIDATYKSPTPSGMSRAIQLGTPFYITIEGDAKLGGFWNLDLVNITVVARGSGVSEHYWK, translated from the coding sequence GTGGTTTTTATCCATAGCATACTGCAAAAGCTCCGCAGTGCATTAAAAAATGAGCGGGGCGAGGCCAACTACTTTTCCACGGTGGTGTTTATCTTCATTGCCGTTGTTTTGCTGGCCTTTATCATCGACTTGTTCGGTATTATCTCTACAAAACAGGAGCTTGACCATGCAGCCGATCAGATGGTCAAGCAGATCCAGTTGTCCGGCGGCATCAACAGCGAGACGGATGCTCTCTTTGATTTCCTCTGTTCGGAGATCGAGGGGGCCGACAATATCACCTATTCGATTGACGCCACATATAAATCTCCCACACCTTCCGGGATGTCCCGGGCCATCCAGTTGGGAACGCCCTTCTATATTACCATTGAGGGGGATGCCAAGCTGGGCGGCTTCTGGAATCTGGATCTGGTCAACATCACGGTGGTGGCCCGCGGCTCCGGCGTTAGCGAACATTACTGGAAGTGA
- a CDS encoding type II secretion system F family protein — protein MPWVYIICFALIAAGLLTLFGVRPGDFIDALFRSQRKSATLTDELNVLMGTPAKGFFNQDFELKQILKGTGRADRYEAVKRLTLILFAVGGALALLIGNVYMVPILGIGFSLAPIWYLRSTAASYKKHLNEELETAISIITTSYLRTEDLIRAVKENLPYINEPVKANFEAFVYEAELINANTTSAINSLKMKIPNRVFHEWANILIQCQSDRAMKNTLPTIAQKFSDVRVVQSELEAMMQGPRREAITMMFLVIANVPLLYFLNEDWFHTLLFTTPGKIALAICAAIILFALTQIMKLSRPIEYGGDSA, from the coding sequence ATGCCGTGGGTTTACATCATATGCTTCGCCCTCATCGCCGCTGGACTCCTAACGCTGTTTGGTGTGCGGCCGGGCGATTTCATTGATGCGCTTTTCCGGTCACAGCGCAAGTCGGCCACTCTGACCGATGAATTGAATGTTCTGATGGGTACTCCGGCCAAAGGCTTCTTTAATCAGGACTTTGAATTAAAGCAAATCCTCAAAGGCACCGGGCGGGCTGACCGGTATGAAGCAGTCAAACGGCTGACTCTGATCCTGTTCGCGGTGGGCGGCGCCCTGGCGCTGCTGATTGGCAATGTGTACATGGTCCCGATTTTAGGGATCGGATTTTCACTCGCTCCTATTTGGTATCTGCGCAGCACCGCAGCCAGTTATAAAAAGCATTTGAACGAAGAACTGGAAACGGCCATCTCCATCATCACCACTTCCTACCTGCGCACAGAGGACCTGATCCGGGCAGTCAAGGAAAACCTGCCCTACATCAATGAGCCGGTGAAGGCCAATTTTGAGGCATTTGTCTATGAGGCAGAGTTGATTAACGCAAATACTACGAGTGCCATCAATTCGCTCAAAATGAAGATTCCAAACCGTGTTTTCCATGAGTGGGCTAACATCCTCATTCAGTGCCAGTCTGACCGGGCCATGAAAAATACGCTGCCTACCATCGCCCAGAAGTTTTCTGATGTTCGTGTGGTGCAGTCGGAGCTGGAGGCTATGATGCAGGGGCCGCGCCGGGAGGCGATCACGATGATGTTCCTTGTGATCGCCAATGTACCGCTGCTTTATTTCCTGAATGAAGATTGGTTTCACACGCTGCTCTTCACCACGCCGGGCAAAATCGCTTTGGCAATCTGCGCAGCCATTATCCTGTTTGCCCTGACCCAGATCATGAAACTGAGCAGGCCCATTGAATATGGAGGTGACAGCGCATGA
- a CDS encoding S1 RNA-binding domain-containing protein has protein sequence MATKKKVLLEQETPVPENTAPADGTISSAGPPADAAAPPDSDDLSALLASMGQTNDSASTDQPDGDATLEGSDPPLEFMETEASDEAAPEGDGTASGAPSDSDEPAGSAAGEEETPSNLSAEGADDTPAETVSETAGEPAPPKPKRAPRRKKAAPVEAPVHGENEDSAEAPAAEEQAVESSASVENTAPPDEGETPISEDTAPQEEAPVDTASALRRTAVTHRSDTSILTIRSREEVETQEDREDVIWHEIHNAYRTRRILTGQLGGIEQLDNRKTVAVVDYKGFRIIIPIKEMMINLGRSPSGQEYADLMLRQNKILGNMLGADIDFVVRGIDSKTRSVVASRREAMMRKRQTFYFDLDAEGKYRIYEGRIVQARVIAVAEKVIRVEVFGVETSILARDLAWDWIGDAHERFSVGDEVLVRILNVRRNSLEDLGIRADIKSTSENTDRDNLQKCRIQGKYAGKVTDVHKGVVYVRLANGVNAVAHSCYDYRMPGKKDDVSFAVTHLDVERGIALGIITRIIRQNL, from the coding sequence ATGGCAACCAAGAAAAAAGTATTGCTGGAGCAGGAAACTCCTGTTCCTGAAAACACCGCCCCCGCGGACGGTACCATTTCTTCCGCCGGCCCCCCGGCTGATGCGGCGGCGCCGCCTGACAGTGACGATTTGAGTGCGCTGCTGGCCTCTATGGGTCAGACCAATGACAGCGCCTCTACGGATCAACCTGATGGCGACGCCACTTTGGAAGGCTCTGACCCTCCCCTTGAGTTTATGGAAACGGAGGCGTCTGATGAAGCTGCCCCCGAGGGTGACGGCACGGCCTCTGGCGCCCCTTCCGATTCGGATGAGCCTGCCGGATCGGCGGCCGGTGAGGAAGAGACTCCTTCCAATTTGTCTGCTGAAGGTGCAGATGACACCCCGGCGGAGACGGTTTCCGAAACTGCTGGGGAGCCGGCTCCCCCCAAGCCCAAGCGGGCACCCCGGCGGAAAAAGGCGGCGCCTGTGGAAGCTCCCGTACATGGCGAGAATGAGGACTCTGCGGAGGCTCCGGCTGCTGAAGAGCAGGCTGTGGAATCTTCCGCCTCTGTTGAGAATACGGCGCCGCCTGATGAGGGAGAAACACCCATTTCAGAGGATACCGCTCCCCAAGAGGAGGCGCCGGTAGATACTGCGTCTGCTCTGCGCCGGACCGCCGTAACACACCGCAGTGACACCTCTATCCTGACCATCCGCAGTCGTGAAGAGGTGGAAACACAGGAAGACCGCGAGGATGTCATTTGGCACGAGATCCACAACGCCTACCGCACCCGCCGCATCCTCACAGGTCAGCTGGGCGGCATTGAGCAGCTGGACAACCGCAAAACTGTGGCCGTAGTGGATTACAAGGGATTCCGCATCATTATCCCCATCAAGGAGATGATGATCAATCTGGGCCGCAGCCCTTCCGGCCAGGAGTATGCCGACCTGATGCTGCGTCAAAACAAGATTTTGGGGAATATGCTGGGGGCGGACATTGACTTTGTGGTACGCGGCATCGACTCCAAGACCCGCAGCGTTGTCGCAAGCCGCCGTGAAGCTATGATGCGGAAGCGCCAGACCTTTTATTTCGATTTGGACGCCGAGGGGAAGTACCGCATCTACGAGGGGCGTATTGTTCAGGCCCGGGTCATCGCTGTTGCGGAGAAGGTCATCCGCGTCGAGGTATTCGGCGTTGAAACCTCAATTCTGGCCCGTGATTTGGCTTGGGACTGGATCGGCGATGCCCACGAGCGTTTCTCCGTGGGCGATGAAGTGCTGGTCCGCATTCTCAATGTGCGGCGCAACAGCCTTGAAGACCTCGGAATCCGTGCCGACATCAAGAGCACATCTGAAAATACCGACCGGGACAATCTCCAGAAGTGCCGAATCCAGGGTAAATACGCCGGAAAAGTGACCGATGTACACAAGGGTGTGGTTTATGTCCGGCTTGCCAATGGCGTCAATGCGGTAGCTCATTCCTGTTATGACTACCGGATGCCCGGAAAGAAGGATGATGTATCCTTTGCCGTCACCCATTTGGATGTGGAGCGCGGCATCGCTCTTGGAATCATCACCCGGATCATCCGGCAGAATCTGTAA
- a CDS encoding DUF6550 family protein, with the protein MKKFFQSKGFIVTSLAVLCVAILGVCWFASRDRTEDFKPEESPPSSTTSDWSDGGTQTDGESGAGAYAPGQSSSPEEEYPKVTSETEDEVVIDFTDTEKPETTPPPVPEGKTEREDPGEDHPVNPDPEVPKVTTPPAEKEPANNEPAPGASNGNGAVYDPVFGWIVPGNGQETIGDSDGDINKQVGNMG; encoded by the coding sequence ATGAAGAAGTTTTTCCAATCCAAAGGCTTTATCGTTACTTCGCTGGCCGTCCTCTGTGTTGCCATCCTGGGTGTCTGCTGGTTTGCCAGCCGGGATCGCACAGAAGATTTCAAGCCGGAAGAATCCCCGCCCAGCAGCACGACCAGCGATTGGTCGGATGGCGGCACACAGACAGACGGTGAGAGCGGCGCCGGAGCCTATGCGCCCGGCCAGTCCTCCAGTCCTGAAGAGGAGTACCCCAAGGTGACCTCCGAAACTGAGGATGAAGTCGTGATCGACTTCACGGACACGGAGAAACCGGAAACAACGCCTCCGCCCGTGCCAGAAGGGAAAACCGAGCGGGAAGACCCCGGTGAAGATCATCCGGTCAATCCTGACCCGGAAGTGCCCAAGGTCACCACTCCCCCTGCGGAAAAGGAGCCGGCCAATAATGAGCCGGCCCCCGGGGCCAGCAATGGCAACGGTGCCGTATATGATCCAGTGTTTGGGTGGATTGTCCCCGGTAATGGACAAGAAACTATTGGAGATAGCGATGGAGACATCAACAAGCAGGTCGGCAATATGGGCTGA
- a CDS encoding VirD4-like conjugal transfer protein, CD1115 family: MGLAAAPAAVFAILYAGGFLAQLFGNYAAWKQGGGIPGDGTSPAMASPDFFTCLASVFHPPYGVYGVLICIGLLAILLLMVMRMGYSDTGEYDTDRNFIYSAKGTYGTSGWMSRKEMAGVLDLVPDLRKHKGVVLGMLDNKAVCIPENPHINGNLAVYGSSGSMKTRSFCMNRILQAAVRGESLIISDPKSELYEKSSEYLRDQGYCVKVFNLVNPENSDSWNCLSEVEGQELMAQLFVDVIIKNTINNGKGDHFWDSCEMNLLKALVLYVDQSYAEQNRNIGEVYRLLTLSGESDLDSLFENLPPTHPAKAPYSLYKQASDTVRSGVIIGLGSRLQVFQSELIKKITTRDEIDLELPGQERCAYFLVTSDQDSTFDFLASLFLSFCFIKLVRYADKNCEGGKLPVPVHVLGEELTACGTIPDLSRRLSVIRSRNISMSCVFQNLAGLQNRYPLNLWQEILGNCDAQLFLGCTDELTAEFISSRTGLASVSVSSKSKQLGTWRISNYTPEYRETSGVGKRPVLTPDEVLRLPITQALVIIRGQKVLKVNKLDYSKHPESSKLRSCKASAHIPEWRRLEQEQPKPSAAQPKPQAPAPKKPVKKKPKAASTSTNTKQTAAVPTAEAPNGIITTDKDSILS, from the coding sequence ATAGGCCTGGCAGCAGCGCCGGCCGCCGTATTTGCGATTCTATACGCAGGCGGTTTCCTGGCACAGCTGTTTGGCAATTACGCGGCGTGGAAACAGGGCGGCGGCATCCCCGGAGACGGAACTTCTCCGGCGATGGCGTCGCCTGATTTTTTTACCTGTCTGGCCTCCGTGTTTCATCCACCCTATGGAGTGTACGGTGTCCTGATCTGCATCGGCCTGTTGGCAATTTTGCTGCTCATGGTCATGCGCATGGGCTACAGCGATACCGGCGAATATGATACTGACCGGAATTTCATTTACTCGGCCAAGGGCACTTACGGTACTTCCGGCTGGATGAGCCGCAAGGAGATGGCCGGTGTGTTGGATCTGGTGCCTGACCTGCGCAAGCATAAAGGCGTTGTACTGGGAATGCTGGACAACAAGGCTGTCTGTATTCCCGAAAATCCCCATATCAACGGCAATCTGGCTGTGTATGGCTCCAGCGGCAGCATGAAAACCCGGTCCTTTTGCATGAATCGTATCCTTCAGGCGGCGGTCCGCGGAGAATCCCTGATTATTTCAGATCCGAAAAGTGAGCTCTACGAAAAATCCAGCGAGTATCTGCGGGATCAGGGGTACTGTGTCAAGGTGTTCAATTTGGTCAATCCGGAAAACTCGGACAGTTGGAACTGCCTTTCCGAAGTGGAGGGGCAGGAACTGATGGCGCAGCTTTTTGTAGATGTCATCATTAAGAACACCATCAACAACGGCAAGGGTGACCATTTCTGGGATTCCTGTGAGATGAACTTGCTGAAGGCCCTCGTCCTCTATGTGGACCAGAGTTATGCTGAACAAAACCGCAATATCGGAGAGGTGTACCGGCTGCTGACTTTAAGCGGCGAGTCCGATTTGGACAGCCTGTTTGAGAACTTGCCGCCCACCCATCCGGCCAAAGCGCCATACAGCTTGTATAAGCAGGCCAGCGATACAGTTCGTAGCGGCGTCATCATCGGCCTCGGCTCCCGTCTGCAGGTGTTCCAGTCGGAACTCATCAAGAAAATCACCACCCGGGATGAAATTGACTTGGAGCTGCCCGGCCAAGAGCGGTGCGCCTACTTCCTTGTTACCAGCGACCAGGACAGCACCTTTGACTTTCTGGCAAGCCTGTTCCTGTCCTTCTGCTTCATCAAGCTGGTGCGGTATGCAGACAAGAACTGCGAAGGAGGCAAACTGCCGGTACCGGTGCATGTCCTGGGTGAAGAATTAACAGCCTGCGGCACCATTCCAGACCTCTCCCGCCGGTTAAGCGTCATTCGTTCAAGGAATATCTCCATGAGCTGCGTATTTCAAAATCTGGCGGGCCTGCAAAACCGATACCCGCTCAATCTCTGGCAGGAAATTCTGGGCAACTGCGACGCGCAGTTGTTCCTGGGCTGCACGGATGAATTGACGGCGGAGTTTATTTCTTCCCGCACGGGACTGGCTTCCGTGTCGGTATCCAGCAAATCCAAGCAGTTGGGTACCTGGCGTATCTCCAACTACACGCCGGAATACCGGGAAACCTCCGGCGTCGGCAAGCGGCCTGTCCTCACCCCGGACGAAGTTCTGCGGCTGCCCATCACACAGGCGTTGGTCATCATCCGGGGACAAAAGGTACTCAAGGTAAACAAACTGGACTATTCCAAGCATCCGGAGTCATCCAAGCTCCGTTCCTGCAAGGCATCCGCCCATATCCCCGAATGGCGCAGGCTGGAACAGGAGCAACCGAAACCCTCTGCGGCGCAGCCAAAGCCGCAGGCTCCCGCGCCTAAAAAGCCAGTGAAGAAAAAGCCGAAGGCGGCCAGCACATCTACCAACACCAAGCAGACCGCAGCCGTTCCTACCGCAGAGGCTCCGAATGGCATCATCACGACAGATAAGGACTCGATCCTTTCTTAA
- a CDS encoding RloB family protein translates to MARGQIEKRGQRRRKLKPVILIVTEGSQTEPKYFEHYRSRQTNIDIRVVGSHTKGGETDYLALIRKAVEYQSKNQLSVSNGDAVWVVADGDVNYNTPDPIAAKDKLLSKAQKMADAKGIHIALSNPCFEFWYLLHFQYTTKFFKDYPAVKNALTTYLPDYEKTGDVYSQLSAHTTNALQNAKRVEQYHLQNGSSKPFGIAVNPFTDIYQLVESLL, encoded by the coding sequence ATGGCACGGGGACAGATTGAAAAGCGTGGACAGCGACGCAGGAAATTAAAACCCGTCATTCTGATTGTGACGGAGGGCTCGCAAACCGAGCCAAAGTATTTTGAACATTATCGCAGCCGCCAGACCAACATTGATATTCGCGTGGTCGGCAGCCACACCAAAGGGGGCGAAACCGATTACCTCGCTCTGATTCGGAAAGCTGTGGAATACCAAAGCAAAAATCAGCTTTCTGTATCCAATGGCGATGCTGTATGGGTCGTTGCAGACGGTGATGTGAACTATAATACCCCTGATCCTATCGCGGCCAAAGACAAATTGCTCTCCAAAGCACAGAAAATGGCTGATGCAAAGGGCATTCATATTGCGCTCTCTAATCCTTGTTTTGAATTTTGGTATCTGCTTCACTTTCAGTACACCACTAAGTTTTTCAAGGATTATCCTGCAGTAAAGAATGCCTTGACCACTTACCTTCCGGATTATGAGAAAACCGGCGATGTGTATTCCCAGTTGTCTGCTCATACAACCAATGCTCTCCAGAATGCCAAGCGTGTAGAGCAATATCATCTTCAAAATGGCAGCAGCAAACCGTTTGGAATCGCCGTCAATCCATTCACCGATATTTATCAACTGGTGGAATCGCTGCTGTAA
- a CDS encoding ATPase, T2SS/T4P/T4SS family, whose product MNNLNDIFFAPAANQDLTYEQILEDVQRYFAENHAATIAEAGDGNTDRASSLLKELMVQYIVKRKYAIEGLTTEELCEKLYEDMAGYSFLKKWIYKPGIEEVNINAYNDIEVIEAGGRSVKIPDKFSSPQHAIDVVRRMLNACGMVIDDTMPSVIGFLDKNVRISVDKTPIVDPEVGINASIRIVNQQTVSAQKLLDSGSATAEMLHFLTACIRYGVSVCIAGATGSGKTTIMAWLLSQVPDNRRLITIEEGSREFDLVKRDENGNILNSVVHLLTRPSENPSLNINQDFLLERVLRKHPDVIGVGEMRSAAESLSAAESSRTGHTVCTTIHSNSCASTYRRMMTLAKRKYMMGDDVLMQIMVEAYPIIVFTKQLEDRSRKIMEIIEGEGCEGERLIYRTLYSYNVLDNTVDADGRPLVVGRHKKVSEMSSSLQKRLLDNGISHKELDEFLEHDKEVLNGCRGFTSYASPSSPLDS is encoded by the coding sequence ATGAATAATCTCAATGACATTTTCTTCGCTCCTGCGGCCAATCAGGACCTTACCTATGAACAGATTCTGGAAGATGTACAGCGGTATTTTGCGGAAAACCACGCCGCCACGATTGCAGAGGCCGGCGATGGAAATACCGACCGCGCCTCCTCCCTTTTGAAAGAACTGATGGTGCAGTACATCGTCAAGCGAAAATACGCCATCGAGGGGCTGACCACGGAGGAACTGTGCGAGAAGCTCTATGAGGACATGGCCGGGTACTCCTTCCTGAAAAAGTGGATCTACAAACCCGGTATTGAGGAGGTCAACATCAATGCCTACAACGACATTGAGGTGATTGAAGCCGGCGGGCGCAGCGTTAAAATCCCGGACAAGTTTTCCTCTCCACAGCACGCTATTGATGTGGTCCGGCGCATGCTCAACGCCTGCGGCATGGTCATAGACGATACCATGCCCAGCGTGATCGGATTCCTGGATAAGAATGTGCGTATCTCTGTGGATAAGACGCCGATTGTTGACCCGGAGGTGGGGATCAACGCTTCCATCCGTATCGTAAATCAACAAACGGTTTCTGCACAGAAGCTGTTGGACTCCGGCAGTGCAACAGCGGAAATGCTTCATTTTCTGACCGCCTGCATCCGCTATGGCGTATCCGTCTGCATTGCCGGGGCCACCGGCTCCGGCAAAACTACCATCATGGCATGGCTGTTGTCCCAGGTCCCTGACAACCGACGCCTCATCACGATTGAGGAGGGCAGCCGCGAATTTGATCTGGTTAAGCGGGACGAAAATGGAAACATTCTGAATTCCGTAGTCCATCTGCTCACCCGGCCCAGCGAAAATCCTTCCTTGAACATCAACCAGGACTTCCTGCTGGAGCGGGTCCTTCGTAAGCACCCGGATGTGATCGGCGTCGGTGAGATGCGGTCTGCGGCAGAAAGCCTGTCCGCTGCAGAAAGCTCCCGTACCGGCCATACTGTCTGCACCACAATCCACTCTAACAGCTGCGCTTCTACTTACCGGCGCATGATGACGCTCGCAAAGCGAAAGTATATGATGGGCGATGATGTTTTGATGCAGATCATGGTCGAAGCCTATCCAATCATCGTCTTCACAAAGCAGCTGGAAGACCGAAGCCGTAAAATCATGGAGATCATCGAGGGGGAAGGCTGTGAGGGCGAACGGCTGATTTACCGCACCCTCTACTCTTACAATGTGCTGGACAACACTGTTGATGCAGATGGACGGCCCCTTGTGGTCGGCCGCCACAAAAAAGTTTCCGAGATGTCCAGCTCATTGCAGAAGCGTCTCCTGGACAATGGGATTTCCCATAAGGAGCTGGATGAATTTCTTGAGCACGACAAGGAGGTGTTGAACGGATGCCGTGGGTTTACATCATATGCTTCGCCCTCATCGCCGCTGGACTCCTAA
- a CDS encoding AAA family ATPase, translated as MLIQFSVENYLSIKDKVVLSLLSSRDNEHPEHLIADGNKNYLKSAVIYGANASGKSNVLNAFWFMVNYVLTSHNQQLHKTIARSPFKFDPETPARPSSFEVIFTTEGVRYAYGFSVTDKAVTEEYLYYYPNGRQALIFERKNTKDFRFTVDVDEQNTLKERTSANKLYLSVASNWSYAKVIPVLEWFASCQIITKNSVADAYGIEAEQLKNDDYRRVIASMLRVADLGIQALQMRDSDPAPSQRSDIFANIDAIHTVHDANGNACSYALNMAEESDGTNSYFKLIGVVKKALDLGTLLVADEMDAHLHPLLTKHLVSLFDSTEFNPKGAQLIFTSHSTNLLDLDFLRRDQIWFTEKDEQTAATDLFSLYDFSIRKDTKVEKGYLIGRFGAIPFIKGGL; from the coding sequence ATGCTGATTCAATTTAGTGTAGAGAACTATCTGTCTATCAAAGATAAAGTTGTCTTATCCCTGCTGTCCAGTAGGGACAATGAGCATCCAGAGCATCTCATCGCAGATGGAAACAAAAACTATCTGAAATCCGCTGTTATCTATGGAGCCAATGCTTCTGGGAAGTCTAATGTCTTGAACGCATTCTGGTTTATGGTAAACTATGTGCTGACTTCTCATAACCAGCAGCTCCATAAAACGATTGCGCGTTCACCATTTAAGTTCGATCCTGAAACACCTGCTCGCCCCAGTAGTTTTGAGGTCATCTTTACCACAGAAGGCGTTCGATATGCGTATGGCTTTTCTGTAACAGATAAGGCTGTCACGGAGGAATACCTATACTACTATCCCAACGGCAGACAGGCGCTTATTTTTGAGAGAAAAAACACCAAGGATTTCCGTTTTACGGTCGATGTTGATGAGCAAAACACACTCAAGGAGCGCACCTCTGCAAACAAGCTCTACTTGTCAGTTGCATCAAACTGGAGTTACGCCAAAGTGATCCCTGTCCTGGAGTGGTTTGCCTCCTGTCAAATCATCACGAAGAATTCCGTGGCGGATGCCTATGGAATTGAAGCAGAGCAGTTGAAAAATGACGACTACCGGCGTGTAATCGCATCTATGCTGCGTGTTGCAGATTTGGGAATACAGGCGCTCCAAATGCGCGATTCAGACCCTGCGCCTTCTCAACGCAGTGACATTTTTGCAAATATTGATGCCATTCATACGGTACATGACGCCAACGGAAATGCGTGTTCCTATGCCTTGAATATGGCAGAGGAATCTGACGGCACCAACAGTTATTTCAAGCTGATCGGTGTTGTGAAAAAGGCTTTAGACCTGGGGACGCTTCTTGTGGCTGATGAAATGGACGCACACCTCCATCCACTTCTGACCAAGCATCTGGTGTCCCTTTTCGACAGCACAGAATTTAATCCCAAGGGTGCTCAGTTGATCTTCACATCACACAGCACCAACCTTCTTGATTTGGATTTCTTGAGAAGAGATCAGATTTGGTTTACAGAAAAAGATGAGCAGACCGCAGCCACAGACTTGTTCTCCCTTTATGATTTTTCCATTCGCAAGGACACCAAAGTAGAAAAGGGATATTTGATCGGCCGTTTTGGTGCAATTCCTTTTATCAAGGGAGGGCTGTAA
- the cpaB gene encoding Flp pilus assembly protein CpaB: MKLNNRFIFGILSLVLAAVIAFVALPTIARQTNGKTEIVRITQPVLKGEQVTKENAEVVEVGGYNLPTNVAHSLEDVEGLYVTADLAAGDYILTSKVSSVPISSDVALNDIPSGKVAISLTVKTLASGLSDKLQPNDIVRIYHFLETAEEVPELRFVKVLSVTDSDGINVDNTKEPTEDEEPQQSATITVLASPEQARIITELENDGVAHVALISRNNDQLAEELLAEQDKTLQEIYFPETLTEDGENEGTDATGDPASAEDSGENTQSTPTSNTPESGE; the protein is encoded by the coding sequence ATGAAACTCAACAACCGATTTATTTTCGGTATTTTGTCCCTGGTATTGGCAGCAGTCATTGCTTTTGTGGCTCTGCCCACCATTGCCCGGCAGACCAACGGGAAAACGGAAATTGTCCGCATCACCCAGCCTGTGCTCAAAGGCGAACAGGTCACCAAAGAAAACGCCGAGGTTGTGGAGGTAGGCGGCTATAACCTTCCCACCAATGTGGCTCACAGCCTTGAGGATGTGGAGGGGCTGTATGTGACGGCGGATCTGGCTGCGGGCGACTATATTCTCACCAGTAAGGTGAGCAGCGTCCCGATTTCCTCCGATGTGGCGCTCAACGACATCCCCTCTGGTAAGGTTGCTATCTCCCTGACCGTAAAAACGCTGGCCTCCGGACTGTCGGATAAGCTCCAGCCCAATGATATTGTCCGCATCTATCACTTCCTGGAGACTGCGGAGGAAGTACCCGAACTGCGTTTTGTCAAGGTCCTTTCCGTCACGGATTCTGATGGCATCAATGTGGACAATACCAAGGAGCCCACAGAAGATGAAGAGCCGCAGCAGTCTGCTACCATCACAGTGCTGGCAAGCCCGGAGCAGGCCCGCATCATCACTGAGCTGGAGAACGACGGCGTAGCTCATGTGGCCCTGATCTCCCGCAACAATGACCAGCTGGCTGAAGAACTGCTGGCCGAACAGGACAAGACGCTCCAGGAAATTTACTTCCCGGAAACGCTGACAGAGGATGGCGAGAACGAAGGGACAGATGCAACTGGTGATCCCGCCTCTGCAGAAGATTCGGGTGAGAATACCCAATCGACACCTACCAGTAATACACCGGAAAGCGGTGAATGA
- a CDS encoding prepilin peptidase, with translation MIGTPTASSLWPAYLLTVFSVVAGFAVYDILYRRVPDRALAFFMPFAALAPLLKVCLAGDGGQLWPTVAEALAGALLGFCIPLAAAMATGGTGLGGGDIKFCGILGLIYGPSGMALVFFVAAVFAMPMVLLFRRLSRLRQPIAIPFLPFLACGCSVATLAELFL, from the coding sequence ATGATTGGTACACCAACCGCGAGTAGCCTGTGGCCGGCATACCTGCTCACCGTTTTCTCTGTTGTGGCTGGTTTTGCTGTTTATGATATTCTGTATAGGCGGGTGCCGGATCGGGCGCTCGCCTTTTTTATGCCCTTCGCCGCTCTGGCTCCGTTGCTCAAGGTCTGCCTTGCCGGGGACGGTGGGCAGCTCTGGCCCACCGTTGCCGAGGCTTTGGCGGGGGCATTGCTTGGCTTTTGCATCCCTCTGGCTGCTGCCATGGCAACGGGTGGAACTGGGCTTGGAGGAGGCGATATTAAATTCTGTGGGATACTTGGGCTGATTTACGGCCCTTCCGGGATGGCTCTGGTTTTCTTTGTGGCCGCAGTCTTTGCCATGCCGATGGTCCTTCTGTTCCGAAGGCTTTCCCGGCTCCGCCAGCCCATCGCCATCCCGTTCTTACCTTTTCTTGCCTGCGGCTGCTCTGTTGCAACGCTGGCTGAACTATTTTTATGA